A genomic segment from Janibacter sp. DB-40 encodes:
- a CDS encoding DUF202 domain-containing protein encodes MSTPKRWPAAVYGEGEEPDYRFSLANERTFLAWLRTTLALIAAGVAVSVLELGVPEDIARGLAALLLALGVISPAAAFLRWASTERALRHDAPLPSMGGLAVALTGVVLVAAAVIAVVVVRA; translated from the coding sequence GTGAGTACCCCCAAGCGCTGGCCCGCGGCGGTCTACGGCGAGGGTGAGGAGCCCGACTACCGCTTCTCGCTGGCCAACGAGCGCACCTTCCTCGCGTGGCTGCGCACGACCCTGGCGCTCATCGCTGCCGGGGTGGCCGTCAGCGTGCTCGAGCTCGGGGTTCCCGAGGACATCGCCCGCGGCCTCGCGGCGCTCCTGCTCGCTCTCGGGGTGATCAGCCCTGCGGCGGCCTTCCTCCGGTGGGCCTCGACCGAGCGCGCCCTGCGCCACGACGCCCCGCTGCCGTCGATGGGCGGACTGGCCGTCGCGCTCACCGGCGTGGTGCTGGTGGCCGCCGCCGTCATCGCAGTCGTCGTCGTCCGGGCCTGA
- a CDS encoding DUF202 domain-containing protein, whose amino-acid sequence MSEFATASPRGAQPERTALSWQRTALASAAGAAIIARHSADTLGVVALPSCWGRSA is encoded by the coding sequence ATGAGCGAGTTCGCCACCGCCTCCCCCCGCGGCGCCCAGCCCGAGCGCACCGCCCTGTCCTGGCAGCGCACCGCACTGGCGAGCGCCGCCGGGGCGGCGATCATCGCCCGCCACTCCGCCGACACCCTCGGGGTCGTCGCACTCCCCTCCTGCTGGGGACGCTCGGCCTGA